In a single window of the Portunus trituberculatus isolate SZX2019 chromosome 9, ASM1759143v1, whole genome shotgun sequence genome:
- the LOC123501414 gene encoding uncharacterized protein LOC123501414: MAKFLPIIGEAYTTVESGILIGCAGVFKVFGDDKAASEFVDCAGKSWREYSETSALAAPINAIIHDSKGDHKKAMKIRDSYLNAASSCADGIPVVGHAKGLVHYAMGDVQKGHKSMEASTRNVAVLGAGLATGGLGAGVAIGAVAGIGAGVAYDATATIVDDAVNGEDSTLHGSIALIRPDRMNPNELVGVLIGIVGDGLTGAGGAEWGKNIRIKRSLQNAYKNSQDLRQTGIDHKTATKLTMEAAEASKKAKGALKKQVKYATSEVVDSATGQKGVGHSGRYNKQMRMENYESFGYKSKTAAKKAKVYGEPSHLQTRYENVQQVIQNLKLHVLNTQHLIKWRTRIQITTPGTSPQLLSIRIKITLALHNAVRTVMPTVLEWETWLQIVFLTELLFPLLVMRHVVLGLPLLVLP, from the coding sequence ATGGCCAAATTTTTGCCTATTATTGGTGAAGCATACACCACAGTTGAAAGTGGCATTTTAATCGGGTGTGCTGGTGTGTTCAAAGTCTTTGGGGATGACAAAGCTGCCAGTGAATTTGTTGATTGTGCAGGCAAATCATGGAGGGAATACAGTGAAACAAGTGCTCTGGCAGCTCCTATCAATGCAATAATACATGACAGCAAGGGAGATCATAAAAAAGCAATGAAGATTAGAGATTCTTACCTGAATGCAGCATCATCTTGTGCAGATGGCATTCCTGTAGTGGGGCATGCTAAAGGGCTTGTTCACTATGCGATGGGCGACGTACAGAAAGGGCATAAGTCAATGGAAGCCTCTACAAGAAATGTGGCAGTTTTAGGCGCTGGACTTGCTACAGGGGGACTTGGTGCTGGAGTGGCTATAGGAGCTGTTGCTGGGATTGGTGCTGGGGTTGCATATGACGCCACAGCGACTATTGTTGATGATGCAGTAAACGGGGAGGACTCAACACTCCATGGATCTATTGCTTTGATTCGTCCAGATAGAATGAACCCAAATGAACTTGTTGGCGTTCTCATTGGTATTGTTGGTGATGGTCTAACTGGTGCAGGTGGAGCtgaatggggaaaaaatattcGGATAAAAAGATCATTACAGAATGCTTACAAGAATTCACAGGATCTCAGGCAGACAGGAATTGATCATAAAACTGCAACTAAACTTACTATGGAAGCTGCTGAAGCGAGCAAAAAAGCAAAAGGAGCATTGAAGAAACAAGTTAAATATGCAACCAGTGAAGTTGTAGACTCAGCTACTGGTCAGAAAGGCGTTGGTCATAGTGGAAGATATAACAAGCAAATGAGGATGGAGAATTATGAAAGTTTTGGCTATAAATCCAAAACTGCTGCTAAAAAAGCCAAAGTTTACGGTGAACCATCTCATCTCCAAACCAGATATGAAAATGTTCAGCAAGTTATTCAAAACCTCAAGCTGCATGTGCTGAACACCCAGCATTTGATCAAATGGCGAACAAGAATCCAAATTACAACCCCAGGAACGTCACCACAGCTACTGtctataagaataaaaataactttAGCACTGCACAACGCTGTAAGAACTGTCATGCCTACGGTCCTGGAATGGGAAACGTGGTTACAGATTGTATTCCTAACAGAACTCCTGTTCCCACTCCTGGTTATGAGGCACGTGGTGCTAGGTTTACCCTTGTTGGTATTGCCGTAA